In Elaeis guineensis isolate ETL-2024a chromosome 1, EG11, whole genome shotgun sequence, a genomic segment contains:
- the LOC105039513 gene encoding putative 4-hydroxy-4-methyl-2-oxoglutarate aldolase 3 yields the protein MASSATAELCDANPSLLSEGELRVLPPIFQIYGQCRAFSGPIVTLKVFEDNVLVREILENPGDGRVLVVDGGGSTRCALVGGNLGLLAQNMGWAGILVNGCIRDVDEINGCGIGVRALGSNPIKSNKKGLGEKHVPVNIGDTVIHEGEWLYADRDGILISKSELSV from the coding sequence ATGGCTTCTTCAGCAACTGCTGAACTTTGCGATGCGAACCCATCCCTTCTTTCAGAAGGGGAACTGCGAGTTCTTCCGCCAATCTTCCAAATCTATGGCCAATGCCGAGCCTTCTCCGGCCCCATCGTCACGCTCAAGGTGTTCGAGGACAACGTGTTGGTCAGGGAAATACTCGAGAATCCGGGGGATGGAAGGGTTTTAGTTGTGGATGGCGGGGGGAGTACGAGATGCGCCCTGGTCGGAGGGAACCTGGGATTGCTGGCCCAGAATATGGGTTGGGCTGGTATCCTTGTGAATGGTTGCATCAGAGATGTTGATGAGATCAACGGCTGTGGCATTGGAGTTAGAGCTTTGGGGTCCAATCCCATAAAATCAAACAAGAAGGGGCTTGGTGAGAAGCACGTGCCGGTCAACATTGGTGATACGGTAATCCATGAAGGAGAGTGGCTATATGCTGATAGAGATGGCATCCTCATTTCCAAGTCAGAGTTGTCCGTGTGA